The following are encoded together in the Leptolyngbyaceae cyanobacterium genome:
- a CDS encoding LapA family protein — MLRPLNFFLIFLTCLALVLFSLQNTEPVTIKLVNGIDIKAPLCIETIGTLGLGAFLAWLFSVWARFSRSVDAWKLNRELRQKNSKIQQLEKDLEQYKVETTEKKAELPPASEPLTEATSSNVS; from the coding sequence ATGCTAAGACCGCTTAATTTTTTCTTGATTTTCTTAACTTGTTTAGCGCTGGTTTTATTCAGCTTGCAGAACACCGAACCTGTCACGATTAAACTTGTTAATGGGATTGACATAAAAGCACCTTTGTGCATAGAAACGATCGGCACATTGGGGTTGGGAGCTTTTTTGGCGTGGCTTTTTAGCGTCTGGGCTAGATTTTCGCGATCGGTTGACGCTTGGAAACTCAACCGGGAACTGCGCCAAAAAAATAGCAAAATCCAACAACTAGAAAAAGACCTCGAACAATACAAAGTAGAAACAACCGAAAAAAAAGCCGAACTACCACCCGCCTCTGAACCACTGACAGAAGCAACTTCAAGCAACGTAAGTTAA
- a CDS encoding segregation/condensation protein A, with protein sequence MNGQAYPKDTPAAYAIALLIDLAQRGEIDPWDVQVIEVIDRCLSELIALTEIQPGVGIADLSQSGQAFVDASLLVLLKANTLEQLNAEEENSDSNQPEEEWLDGEDWESETGLPRNLERQLRRRPSAQPPTYRRVTLQELIEQLQLVAAAIEKKSPRTRTSTSRSQSRTQVMRAALELVHQENSLEIAGELEQFLLNYYSKLTGAENWLDLEQLLLIWAQRRINETKEPIIPNDNTDTQPPEIESDNSALSEALNHYPSLKAQLHDRVGIFWALLLLSAQSKVELVQEEFYQDLKIRAI encoded by the coding sequence ATGAACGGACAAGCTTATCCGAAGGACACTCCAGCCGCATATGCGATCGCGTTATTAATCGATCTAGCCCAACGGGGAGAAATCGACCCTTGGGACGTACAGGTAATTGAAGTAATCGATCGCTGTTTGAGCGAACTGATCGCTTTAACGGAAATCCAGCCAGGAGTAGGTATTGCCGACTTATCCCAATCCGGACAAGCTTTTGTCGATGCGTCCCTGCTGGTACTACTCAAAGCCAACACCTTAGAGCAGTTGAATGCAGAAGAAGAAAATAGCGACTCTAATCAACCAGAGGAAGAATGGTTGGATGGGGAAGACTGGGAAAGCGAAACTGGATTACCCAGAAATTTGGAGCGACAGCTAAGGCGACGCCCATCCGCCCAACCTCCTACTTATCGACGAGTTACCCTGCAAGAGTTAATCGAACAATTGCAGTTAGTAGCAGCTGCGATCGAAAAAAAATCACCCCGTACCCGCACCAGCACCAGTCGTTCGCAGTCTCGCACCCAAGTCATGCGAGCAGCTTTAGAGTTAGTTCATCAAGAAAACTCTCTAGAAATTGCTGGCGAACTAGAACAATTTTTGCTAAATTATTATTCCAAGTTAACCGGAGCAGAAAATTGGCTCGATTTAGAGCAATTACTGTTAATCTGGGCGCAGAGAAGAATTAATGAAACAAAAGAGCCAATTATTCCCAATGATAATACAGATACCCAACCACCTGAGATAGAGAGTGATAATTCGGCTCTTTCAGAAGCTTTAAACCATTATCCTTCATTAAAAGCGCAACTACACGATCGGGTGGGCATTTTCTGGGCGCTGCTACTATTGTCCGCACAATCCAAAGTAGAGTTAGTGCAAGAAGAATTTTATCAGGACTTAAAAATTCGCGCTATTTAA
- a CDS encoding NDP-sugar synthase — protein sequence MKAMILAAGKGTRVRPITYTIPKPLIPILQKPVMEFLVELLRQHGFDQIMVNVSHLADEIENYFRDGQRFGVQIGYSFEGRIVEGQLVGEAIGSAGGMKRIQDFNPVFDDTFVVLCGDALIDLDLAAAVKWHKEKGSLATVVMKAVPKEEVSSYGVVVTDDNGKIKAFQEKPKVEEALSTSINTGIYIFEPEIFNYIPSGVEYDIGSQLFPKLVEIDAPFYGVTMDFQWVDIGKVPDYWHAIRSVLQGEIKNVSIPGKEVAPGVYTGLNVAVNWDKVEIQGPVYIGAMTRIEDGAKIIGPTMIGPNCWVCKGATVDNSIIFEYSRLGPGVRLVDKLVFGRYCVDKTGATIDVQAAALDWLITDARQEPPSQPPIERQAIAELLGTEGA from the coding sequence ATGAAAGCCATGATTCTGGCGGCTGGCAAAGGTACTCGCGTCCGTCCAATTACTTACACGATTCCGAAGCCTCTGATTCCCATCCTGCAAAAACCCGTGATGGAATTCTTAGTAGAATTGCTTCGCCAGCACGGATTTGACCAAATCATGGTCAATGTCAGCCATTTGGCAGATGAAATTGAAAATTATTTTCGCGACGGGCAGAGGTTTGGCGTCCAAATCGGTTATTCCTTTGAAGGCAGAATTGTGGAAGGTCAGCTAGTAGGTGAAGCGATCGGTTCTGCTGGTGGAATGAAACGCATCCAAGATTTTAATCCTGTCTTTGACGATACCTTTGTGGTGCTGTGTGGAGATGCCTTAATCGATCTAGATTTAGCGGCGGCAGTTAAGTGGCATAAAGAAAAAGGTTCTTTGGCTACCGTAGTCATGAAAGCTGTTCCCAAAGAAGAAGTTTCTAGCTACGGTGTAGTCGTAACCGATGACAATGGCAAAATTAAAGCTTTCCAAGAAAAACCGAAAGTTGAAGAAGCTCTCAGCACTTCCATCAACACCGGGATTTATATTTTTGAACCAGAGATTTTTAATTACATACCCTCTGGTGTTGAATATGACATTGGTAGCCAATTGTTCCCCAAACTAGTGGAAATAGATGCTCCTTTTTATGGAGTAACGATGGATTTCCAATGGGTAGACATTGGAAAAGTACCCGACTATTGGCACGCTATTCGTAGCGTATTGCAGGGAGAAATCAAAAATGTTTCTATTCCTGGAAAAGAAGTTGCACCTGGAGTTTATACCGGGCTAAACGTGGCTGTAAACTGGGATAAAGTGGAAATTCAAGGGCCAGTTTATATTGGTGCGATGACTCGCATTGAAGATGGGGCAAAAATTATTGGCCCGACGATGATCGGCCCTAACTGTTGGGTCTGTAAGGGGGCAACAGTTGATAATAGCATCATTTTTGAGTATTCTCGGCTCGGGCCGGGTGTACGCTTAGTGGACAAACTAGTGTTCGGGCGCTATTGCGTAGATAAAACTGGCGCTACCATTGACGTACAAGCCGCTGCACTAGACTGGTTGATTACGGATGCGCGTCAGGAACCGCCATCTCAACCACCTATAGAACGACAAGCGATCGCCGAACTGCTCGGTACAGAAGGTGCTTAA